A region of Procambarus clarkii isolate CNS0578487 chromosome 22, FALCON_Pclarkii_2.0, whole genome shotgun sequence DNA encodes the following proteins:
- the LOC123756491 gene encoding uncharacterized protein, whose protein sequence is MEVYYYPMIYGFILPQLVLWLVALLCYIYREHGPVYTHNMGRQVTTPSWKKVVDNHYARTKIPTPISTPFATGIRGKLRKATSFSLNIGFSPPLCRVGKSRSQENLCSAIDANLDLYIPRGSPDSASCVNISISKDDLDLELDQKKCKCLGMTLTCTVSPGTPTLEAPSTLSDSKAQEHRRSAVRKVLLAEFESLDSLVQVF, encoded by the coding sequence ATGGAGGTGTATTACTATCCAATGATCTACGGATTCATTTTGCCTCAACTGGTTCTTTGGTTGGTGGCTCTCCTGTGCTACATCTACCGTGAGCATGGACCAGTTTATACACACAACATGGGGAGGCAGGTGACCACTCCATCCTGGAAGAAAGTCGTAGATAATCATTACGCTCGTACCAAGATACCAACTCCTATTAGTACACCATTTGCCACCGGAATACGTGGAAAACTAAGGAAAGCTACCTCGTTCTCTCTTAACATAGGTTTCtctccacccttgtgtagagtagGAAAATCAAGGAGCCAGGAGAACTTGTGCTCGGCTATCGATGCTAACCTCGACCTGTATATTCCCAGGGGTTCTCCAGACAGTGCCTCGTGCGTTAACATTTCGATATCAAAAGATGACCTGGATCTAGAACTCGACCAGAAGAAATGCAAATGTTTGGGCATGACGCTGACTTGTACTGTGTCTCCAGGAACCCCGACACTGGAAGCACCCTCGACCCTGTCGGACTCTAAAGCCCAAGAGCACCGACGGAGCGCCGTCAGGAAGGTGTTATTGGCAGAGTTCGAAAGCCTTGACTCTTTGGTGCAGGTGTTTTGA
- the LOC123760740 gene encoding spidroin-1-like encodes MIELEELKNLYTFRLTVERRDQRAKAQPPGAAVSVNCHGGGGGVSQLSRRRRRCQSTVAAAAAVSVNGRGGGGVSQRSRRRRRCQSTVAAAAAVSVNGRGGGGGVSQRSRRRRQSAVAAAAAVSVNCHGGGGGGVSQRSRRRRRRQSAVAAAVSVNGRGGGGVSQRSRRRRRRCQSTVAAAAAVSVNGRGGGGGVSQRSRRRRCQSTVATVWTSSTLQSAKFTGASSYMR; translated from the exons atgatagagcttgagGAGCTCAAGAATTTGTACACctttagattgacggttgagaggcgggaccaaagagccaaagcgcaacctcc AGGGGCGGCGGTGTCAGTCAATTGtcacggcggcggcggcggtgtcaGTCAATTGtcacggcggcggcggcggtgtcaGTCAACGgtcgcggcggcggcggcggtgtcaGTCAACGGTCGCGGCGGCGGCGGTGTCAGTCAACGgtcgcggcggcggcggcggtgtcaGTCAACGgtcgcggcggcggcggcggtgtcaGTCAACGgtcgcggcggcggcggcggcgtcaGTCAGCGGTCGCGGCGGCGGCGTCAGTCAGCGgtcgcggcggcggcggcggtgtcaGTCAATTGTcacggtggcggcggcggcggtgtcaGTCAGCGgtcgcggcggcggcggcggcgtcaGTCAGCGGTTGCGGCGGCGGTGTCAGTCAACGGTCGCGGCGGCGGCGGTGTCAGTCAACGgtcgcggcggcggcggcggcggtgtcaGTCAACGgtcgcggcggcggcggcggtgtcaGTCAACGgtcgcggcggcggcggcggtgtcaGTCAACGGTCGCGGCGGCGGCGGTGTCAGTCAACGGTCGCCACTGTCTGGACCAGCAGTACGCTGCAGTCTGCCAAGTTCACTGGGGCCTCTTCATATATGCGGTGA